In the genome of Polaribacter sp. MED152, one region contains:
- the panC gene encoding pantoate--beta-alanine ligase has product MKVFTEKQPLKAHLSNKKIENKSIGFVPTMGALHKGHLSLIEEAKKKNDLVVVSIFVNPTQFDKEEDLVNYPKTFDKDKQMLESIDCDALFYPSVNEIYNNNISSDSFDFDGLEFKMEGKFRDGHFNGVGTIVKTLFEIVNPDVAYFGQKDFQQLQIIKKMVKKHNLKLKIKGCPIYREDDGLAMSSRNVRLNPSLREAAPFIYKTLKKARKKFKTKSAEKVVYWVEKEFKEHPLLKLEYFTIAEEKTLETIITKESDKKYRAFIAVFAGDIRLIDNIKLKQS; this is encoded by the coding sequence ATGAAAGTTTTTACTGAAAAACAACCTTTAAAAGCACACCTTTCTAACAAAAAAATAGAAAATAAAAGCATCGGTTTTGTACCAACAATGGGTGCATTGCATAAAGGTCATTTATCTTTAATTGAAGAAGCTAAGAAAAAAAATGATCTTGTTGTAGTTAGTATTTTTGTAAATCCAACTCAGTTTGACAAAGAAGAAGATCTTGTAAATTACCCTAAAACATTCGATAAAGACAAGCAAATGCTAGAAAGTATTGATTGCGATGCGTTATTCTATCCTTCTGTAAACGAAATTTACAACAACAATATTTCTTCTGATAGTTTTGATTTTGATGGCTTAGAATTTAAAATGGAAGGTAAGTTTAGAGATGGGCATTTTAACGGAGTTGGTACTATTGTAAAAACCCTTTTTGAGATTGTAAATCCTGATGTTGCTTACTTTGGTCAAAAAGATTTTCAACAATTACAAATCATTAAAAAAATGGTTAAAAAGCACAACTTAAAACTAAAAATTAAGGGGTGCCCAATTTACAGAGAAGATGATGGTTTAGCAATGAGTTCTAGAAATGTAAGATTAAACCCAAGTTTAAGAGAAGCAGCACCATTTATATACAAAACCCTAAAAAAAGCACGTAAAAAATTTAAAACTAAATCTGCAGAAAAAGTAGTTTATTGGGTAGAAAAAGAATTTAAAGAGCATCCTCTCTTAAAATTAGAATATTTTACAATTGCTGAAGAAAAAACATTAGAAACCATAATTACTAAAGAATCTGATAAAAAATATAGGGCTTTCATTGCAGTATTTGCAGGCGATATACGTTTAATAGACAACATTAAATTAAAACAATCCTAA
- a CDS encoding uroporphyrinogen-III synthase gives MKVKTILVSQPAPKTETSPYFDLSDKQKVKIDFRSFIHVEGISVKEVRAQKIDLSKFTAIILTSRNAVDHFFRIAEEMRFKVPDSMKYFCQSEAVAYYLQKYVVYRKRKIYVGARTFPELTKLIKKHKTEKFLLPSSDKLKPLIPAELDKLGIAWTRVDLYRTVVSDLSDLEDVFYDILVFFSPSGIESLLKNFPDFKQNNTRIAAFGNSTVNAVTTAGFKCDIVAPSKETPSMTMALEKYIKEANKK, from the coding sequence ATGAAAGTGAAAACTATATTGGTTTCTCAGCCAGCCCCAAAGACAGAAACATCACCTTATTTTGATTTGTCTGATAAGCAAAAGGTGAAAATAGATTTCAGGTCTTTTATACATGTAGAAGGAATCTCTGTAAAAGAAGTTAGAGCTCAAAAAATAGACTTAAGTAAATTTACTGCCATAATCTTAACGAGTAGAAACGCTGTTGATCATTTTTTTAGAATTGCTGAAGAAATGCGCTTTAAAGTGCCAGATTCTATGAAATATTTTTGTCAGTCTGAAGCTGTGGCTTACTACTTACAAAAATATGTAGTGTACAGAAAACGTAAAATTTATGTTGGTGCCAGAACTTTTCCTGAATTGACAAAGCTTATTAAAAAGCACAAAACAGAAAAGTTTTTATTACCATCTTCAGATAAATTAAAGCCTTTAATTCCTGCTGAATTAGACAAGTTAGGAATTGCTTGGACAAGAGTAGATCTTTACAGAACTGTAGTTAGTGATCTATCTGACTTAGAAGACGTATTTTACGACATTTTAGTATTCTTTAGCCCTTCAGGAATTGAATCTCTTTTAAAGAATTTCCCTGATTTTAAACAAAATAACACAAGAATTGCTGCCTTTGGTAACTCTACAGTAAATGCTGTAACTACTGCAGGTTTTAAATGTGATATTGTTGCACCATCTAAAGAAACACCATCTATGACAATGGCTTTAGAAAAGTATATTAAAGAAGCAAATAAAAAATAA
- the glmS gene encoding glutamine--fructose-6-phosphate transaminase (isomerizing), with product MCGISAYIGHRDAYPIVINGLKRLEYRGYDSAGVMIFDGEEMQLSKTKGKVSELEKITDAEEERKVGNIGMGHTRWATHGVPNDVNSHPHASQSGDLVIVHNGIIENYDTIKKELITRGYTFKSDTDTEVLINLIQEVKNTEGCKLGKAVQLALTNVVGAYAIAVFDKNKPNEIVVARLGSPIAIGVGKDNKEFFVASDASPFVEFTKDAIYLEDEEMAIIKLNKGVKVHKINDDSQVDPTIQKLQMSLDQIEKGGYDHFMLKEIHEQPKAITDTFRGRMLPIENRIKMSSIDDHLDKFLNANRIVIIACGTSWHAGLVGEYLFEDMARIPVEVEYASEFRYRNPIITNKDVVIAISQSGETADTLAAIKLAKSKGAFVYGVCNVVGSSIARETHSGAYTHAGPEIGVASTKAFTTQITVLTLIALKLGKANGSLAPHTFKNYIQKMQLIPRQVEELLNIDEHVKEIAAVYKDAKNCLYLGRGFNFPVALEGALKLKEISYIHAEGYPAAEMKHGPIALIDENMPIFVIATNKGHYEKVVSNIQEIKSRAGKIIAVVTEGDVQVKEIADHVIEIPDTEEALTPLLTTIPLQLLSYHIAVMLGKNVDQPRNLAKSVTVE from the coding sequence ATGTGTGGAATATCAGCTTATATAGGTCATAGAGATGCCTATCCTATTGTAATAAATGGTCTTAAAAGATTAGAATATAGAGGTTATGATAGTGCAGGTGTAATGATTTTTGACGGTGAAGAAATGCAACTTTCTAAAACAAAAGGGAAAGTTTCTGAACTTGAAAAAATTACAGATGCAGAAGAAGAAAGAAAAGTTGGTAATATTGGTATGGGTCATACACGTTGGGCAACACATGGTGTGCCAAATGATGTAAACTCACATCCACATGCATCTCAATCAGGAGATTTAGTTATTGTGCATAATGGTATTATCGAAAATTATGATACAATTAAAAAAGAACTAATTACAAGAGGGTATACTTTTAAAAGTGATACAGATACAGAGGTTTTAATAAACTTAATTCAAGAGGTTAAGAATACTGAAGGTTGTAAATTAGGTAAAGCTGTTCAATTGGCATTAACAAATGTTGTTGGAGCTTATGCTATTGCTGTATTTGATAAAAATAAGCCTAATGAAATTGTTGTAGCACGTTTGGGAAGTCCAATTGCTATTGGTGTTGGTAAAGATAATAAAGAGTTTTTCGTAGCTTCTGATGCTTCACCATTTGTAGAATTCACAAAAGATGCTATTTATCTTGAGGATGAAGAAATGGCCATCATTAAATTAAATAAAGGTGTAAAAGTTCATAAAATTAATGATGACTCGCAAGTAGACCCTACAATTCAAAAGTTACAGATGAGCTTAGACCAAATTGAAAAAGGAGGTTATGATCATTTTATGCTTAAGGAAATACATGAACAGCCTAAAGCCATTACAGATACTTTTAGAGGTAGAATGCTACCAATAGAAAACAGAATTAAAATGTCTAGTATTGATGATCATCTAGACAAGTTTTTAAATGCCAACAGAATAGTAATTATTGCTTGTGGTACTTCTTGGCATGCAGGCTTAGTAGGTGAATACCTGTTTGAAGATATGGCTAGAATTCCTGTAGAAGTAGAATATGCTTCAGAATTTAGGTATAGAAACCCTATTATTACAAATAAAGATGTTGTTATTGCCATTTCTCAATCAGGAGAAACAGCAGATACACTTGCAGCAATTAAATTAGCCAAATCTAAAGGTGCCTTTGTTTACGGAGTTTGTAATGTGGTAGGTTCTTCTATTGCCAGAGAAACACATTCAGGTGCTTATACACATGCTGGTCCAGAAATAGGTGTAGCTTCTACAAAAGCGTTTACAACACAAATTACTGTATTAACATTAATTGCTTTAAAATTAGGTAAAGCTAATGGTTCTTTAGCTCCTCATACTTTCAAAAACTACATCCAGAAAATGCAATTAATTCCTAGACAAGTAGAGGAATTATTGAATATTGATGAGCATGTAAAAGAAATTGCAGCTGTTTATAAAGATGCGAAAAACTGTTTATATTTAGGTAGAGGATTCAACTTTCCTGTGGCTTTAGAAGGAGCTTTAAAACTTAAAGAAATTTCTTACATTCATGCTGAAGGGTATCCTGCAGCTGAAATGAAGCATGGGCCAATTGCTTTGATTGATGAAAATATGCCAATATTTGTTATTGCAACAAATAAAGGTCATTATGAAAAAGTAGTGAGTAACATTCAAGAAATTAAATCTAGAGCAGGTAAAATTATTGCTGTAGTAACAGAAGGCGATGTTCAAGTGAAAGAAATTGCAGATCATGTGATTGAAATTCCTGATACTGAAGAAGCATTAACGCCATTGTTAACTACAATACCTTTACAATTATTATCTTATCATATAGCAGTAATGTTAGGTAAAAATGTAGATCAGCCAAGAAATTTAGCGAAATCAGTTACTGTAGAATAA
- a CDS encoding DUF4270 domain-containing protein, protein MKNIVKKSVYIVAAIYFCFAVVSCESDFTDIDTNVITNTKFDTNEITLDITASNSPLEVLQTDNISRQINQYLLGVYASSDYEKIEASIVSQLNLEANLQVVDDADISDTTTVLTKIDTVFLKLPYPVALEDVSDATSDFEFDGIVGNPATPYTLNVYRSNTFLNNFNPSDPTKLNSYNSKDDFEKVGSPLNVQTDYPLSPSLNDTMFVVKRRMIDNTVVGMDTIKIFSSAASTNPIPFARIPLDEDLIEQLFLDKYEDAEFSSQDAFNDYFRGVILEATGTDGSLITYNFDTAITDLSPSIEVYYTNTVYTAGTTDTIKTVRKNNTFLLSGYRVNTFDMQDRTYPDNNEIKIQGAAGSEGEVTLFDETVLSTLRSNNWLINDASLTFYINQSADTASVPERLYLYKTDGDATSPVFSQIEDAVSEAAFGGIDGNLVRDSDGKVEKYTFKITDYLSDLVIGLTDYNPTLKIKAFNTSDIPTTDTIFRNFSWNPRAVTLLNNDPINGDKKAVLKISYSEKK, encoded by the coding sequence GTGAAAAATATCGTAAAAAAGAGTGTTTATATAGTAGCTGCTATATATTTTTGTTTTGCAGTTGTTTCTTGTGAGTCTGATTTTACAGACATAGATACCAATGTAATTACCAATACAAAGTTTGATACAAACGAAATTACCCTAGATATTACTGCAAGTAATAGCCCTTTAGAGGTTTTACAAACAGATAATATTTCTAGACAAATTAATCAGTACTTATTAGGGGTTTATGCAAGTTCAGATTATGAAAAGATTGAGGCTTCTATTGTTTCTCAATTAAATCTAGAAGCAAATTTACAGGTTGTAGATGATGCAGATATTTCAGACACAACTACAGTTTTAACCAAAATTGATACTGTTTTCCTTAAGTTACCTTATCCTGTTGCTTTAGAAGATGTTTCTGATGCCACTAGCGATTTTGAATTTGATGGTATTGTAGGTAATCCTGCTACCCCATATACCTTAAACGTTTATAGGTCAAATACTTTTTTAAATAATTTTAATCCTTCAGATCCTACAAAGTTAAACAGTTACAATTCAAAAGATGACTTTGAAAAAGTAGGTAGCCCTTTAAATGTGCAAACAGATTATCCTTTATCACCAAGTTTAAATGATACCATGTTTGTTGTAAAAAGAAGAATGATTGATAATACAGTTGTTGGAATGGATACTATCAAAATATTCAGTTCTGCAGCTAGTACTAACCCAATTCCTTTTGCTAGAATTCCTTTAGATGAAGATTTAATTGAGCAATTATTTTTAGATAAATATGAAGATGCAGAGTTTAGCTCACAAGATGCTTTCAATGATTATTTTAGAGGAGTTATTTTAGAAGCTACAGGTACAGATGGTTCATTAATTACGTATAATTTCGATACTGCTATTACAGATTTGAGTCCTTCAATTGAAGTTTACTACACAAATACTGTTTACACAGCAGGAACTACTGATACTATTAAAACTGTTCGAAAAAACAATACATTCTTATTGTCAGGTTATAGAGTAAATACTTTTGACATGCAGGATAGAACGTATCCAGACAACAATGAGATAAAAATTCAAGGTGCTGCTGGTAGTGAAGGAGAAGTAACTTTATTTGATGAAACTGTTTTAAGCACATTAAGAAGCAATAATTGGTTAATTAACGATGCTTCCTTAACTTTTTATATCAATCAATCTGCAGATACAGCTTCTGTGCCTGAAAGATTATATCTATACAAGACTGATGGAGATGCAACTAGCCCAGTATTTAGCCAAATTGAAGATGCAGTATCAGAGGCTGCATTTGGTGGAATTGATGGTAATTTAGTGCGTGATTCAGATGGAAAAGTAGAAAAGTATACGTTTAAAATTACAGATTACCTTTCTGATTTAGTTATAGGATTAACAGATTATAATCCAACTTTAAAAATAAAAGCATTTAATACGTCAGATATTCCAACAACAGATACTATCTTTAGAAACTTTAGTTGGAACCCTAGAGCCGTAACTTTATTGAATAACGACCCTATTAATGGTGATAAAAAAGCAGTTCTAAAAATATCTTACTCAGAAAAAAAATAA
- a CDS encoding lysylphosphatidylglycerol synthase transmembrane domain-containing protein produces the protein MNIKKILKLILPLILGGILVWYSISKISFDVLLAYFKEANYSWIFLGLFFGILSHLSRAYRWKFMLEPLGYKPKFTNSVLAVLIGYLVNLALPRAGEVSRAYALSNYENVPFEKGFGTIVAERIADLIMMLLIVALTLFVQFDFIYNLLTENFNPTKIIIGLAILIIAFYIFSSFVKKAKSGFLLKIKTFVTGLIEGATSIFKMKNKWAFIFHTVFIWVMYVAMFWATIPAIDGLEVPFGGILIAFIAGGFSIAATNGGIGLYPIAVAGALALFDIPTEPATAFGWIMWTAQTAMIIVFGGLAFVLLPIVNKK, from the coding sequence TTGAATATCAAAAAAATTTTAAAACTAATATTACCTCTCATTTTGGGAGGTATTTTAGTTTGGTATTCCATCTCAAAAATATCTTTCGATGTTTTGTTAGCCTATTTTAAAGAAGCCAATTATAGTTGGATTTTTCTAGGCCTATTTTTTGGTATTTTAAGTCATTTATCTAGAGCTTATAGGTGGAAGTTTATGTTAGAACCTTTAGGTTACAAACCAAAGTTTACCAATAGTGTTTTAGCAGTATTAATAGGTTATTTAGTAAATTTAGCACTACCAAGAGCAGGCGAAGTTTCTAGAGCATATGCGTTATCCAACTATGAGAATGTACCCTTTGAAAAAGGATTTGGAACCATAGTTGCAGAACGAATTGCAGATCTTATTATGATGTTGCTAATTGTAGCATTAACCCTTTTTGTTCAGTTCGATTTTATCTACAACCTATTAACCGAAAATTTTAATCCCACCAAAATAATAATTGGTTTAGCTATTTTAATTATTGCCTTTTACATTTTTTCATCTTTTGTAAAAAAAGCAAAATCTGGTTTTTTATTAAAAATTAAAACCTTTGTAACTGGCTTAATAGAAGGTGCAACAAGCATCTTTAAAATGAAAAACAAGTGGGCTTTTATCTTTCATACTGTTTTTATTTGGGTAATGTATGTAGCCATGTTTTGGGCCACAATACCTGCAATAGATGGTCTAGAGGTTCCTTTTGGCGGAATTTTAATCGCATTTATAGCTGGAGGGTTTTCGATAGCTGCCACAAATGGCGGAATTGGCCTCTACCCAATTGCAGTAGCAGGTGCTTTAGCACTATTTGATATTCCAACAGAACCAGCAACCGCTTTTGGTTGGATTATGTGGACAGCACAAACAGCCATGATTATCGTCTTTGGTGGTTTAGCATTTGTGCTTTTACCAATTGTAAATAAAAAATAA
- a CDS encoding glycogen/starch synthase, producing MKDKRVLFVSSEVVPYLPETELSSTAFLAAKNAHSKGVQTRIFMPRYGVINERRHQLHEVIRLSGMNLVVNDIDMPLIIKVASIPKERMQVYFIDNEEYFKRKAVYTDEDDKLFSDNDERAIFFAKGVVETVKKLNWAPDIIHVHGWMASLLPLYLREFYKEEPLFTESKIVTSLYNNGFEGDLNADMSSKITFDLNESDKISTIQTPNHTNILKSAIENSDAIIHGSEDIPEELTNFIEEKEKPVLGYQVENLKEAYLNFYADLLSDKQ from the coding sequence ATGAAGGACAAAAGAGTATTATTTGTTTCGTCTGAAGTTGTTCCATATTTACCAGAGACAGAACTTTCTTCTACAGCGTTTTTAGCTGCGAAAAATGCACATTCAAAAGGAGTACAAACCCGTATTTTTATGCCAAGATATGGTGTTATCAATGAAAGAAGACACCAACTACATGAGGTAATTCGTTTATCTGGTATGAACTTGGTTGTTAATGATATAGATATGCCACTAATAATAAAAGTAGCCTCTATTCCTAAAGAAAGAATGCAAGTTTACTTTATTGATAACGAAGAGTATTTTAAAAGAAAAGCGGTTTATACAGATGAAGATGATAAGTTGTTTTCAGATAATGATGAAAGAGCAATTTTCTTTGCGAAAGGAGTTGTAGAAACTGTTAAGAAATTAAACTGGGCACCAGATATTATTCATGTGCATGGTTGGATGGCATCTTTGTTACCACTTTATTTAAGAGAATTTTATAAAGAAGAACCATTGTTTACCGAAAGTAAAATTGTTACTTCGCTTTATAATAATGGTTTTGAAGGCGATTTAAATGCAGACATGTCTAGCAAAATAACTTTCGATTTAAATGAGAGTGATAAAATATCGACTATACAAACACCAAATCATACTAATATTTTAAAAAGTGCTATTGAGAATTCTGATGCAATTATTCATGGAAGTGAAGACATACCTGAAGAATTAACAAATTTTATCGAAGAAAAAGAAAAGCCAGTTTTAGGATATCAAGTAGAGAATTTGAAAGAAGCTTATTTAAATTTTTATGCTGATTTATTGTCAGATAAACAATAA
- the panD gene encoding aspartate 1-decarboxylase, with the protein MLVQVVKSKIHRVKVTGADLNYIGSITIDEDLMDAAGIIEGERVQIVNNNNGNRLETYAIPGPRGSGEITLNGAASRLVAVGDVLILIVYAFMELEEAKKFKPQLVFPNEKDNTLT; encoded by the coding sequence ATGTTAGTACAAGTAGTAAAATCTAAAATCCATCGTGTAAAAGTTACAGGTGCAGATTTAAATTATATAGGAAGCATTACCATTGATGAAGACTTAATGGATGCTGCAGGAATTATTGAAGGTGAACGTGTACAAATTGTAAATAACAACAATGGTAATCGTTTAGAAACTTATGCAATTCCTGGTCCAAGAGGAAGTGGAGAAATTACACTCAATGGGGCTGCATCTAGATTGGTTGCAGTTGGCGATGTTTTAATTTTAATTGTTTACGCTTTTATGGAACTAGAAGAAGCTAAGAAATTTAAGCCTCAATTAGTTTTTCCAAACGAAAAAGACAACACACTTACCTAA
- the radA gene encoding DNA repair protein RadA → MAKTKTTFFCQNCGTQHAKWVGQCGACKEWNTIVEEVIQKEEKRVWKQSTTAKQSINKPLKIADIQLNPEERIVTNNNELDTVLGGGLVKGSVTLLGGEPGIGKSTLLLQVALNISQKVLYVSGEESQSQIKMRAERLEAVNSNCLILTETNTQQIFKNIEETEPEVLVIDSIQTLHTNSIEASPGSISQIRETSAELIKFAKETATPVLLIGHINKEGNIAGPKILEHMVDVVLQFEGDRNHTYRILRSQKNRFGSTSELGIYEMLSDGLREISNPSEILISKKDADLSGTAIASTLEGIRPLMIEIQALVSTAVYGTPQRSTTGYNLKRLNMILAVLEKRAGFKLGAKDVFLNITGGINVDDPAIDLAVVAAILSSNQDVAINPNVCFAAEVGLAGEIRPVSKIDQRILEAEKLGYKSFVASKYNKISSKNHSIRLILVGKIEEAFATLFA, encoded by the coding sequence ATGGCTAAAACCAAAACAACTTTTTTCTGTCAGAATTGTGGAACACAACATGCAAAATGGGTAGGTCAATGTGGTGCTTGTAAAGAATGGAACACCATTGTTGAAGAAGTAATTCAAAAAGAAGAAAAACGAGTTTGGAAACAATCTACAACTGCAAAACAAAGCATAAATAAGCCTCTAAAGATAGCCGACATTCAGCTAAATCCTGAAGAAAGAATAGTAACTAATAATAACGAATTAGATACTGTTTTAGGTGGTGGTTTAGTTAAAGGTTCTGTAACACTTTTGGGTGGTGAACCTGGTATAGGAAAATCGACATTATTATTGCAAGTGGCACTAAATATCAGCCAGAAAGTATTGTATGTATCAGGAGAAGAAAGTCAGTCTCAAATTAAAATGAGAGCAGAACGTTTAGAAGCTGTTAATTCGAATTGCTTAATATTAACTGAAACCAATACACAACAAATATTTAAAAATATAGAGGAAACAGAACCAGAGGTTTTGGTGATAGATTCTATACAAACTTTACATACAAATTCAATTGAAGCTTCACCAGGAAGTATATCTCAAATAAGAGAAACCTCTGCAGAGCTTATAAAATTTGCCAAAGAAACTGCAACACCAGTTTTGTTAATAGGCCACATCAACAAAGAAGGAAACATTGCAGGGCCAAAAATTTTAGAACACATGGTTGATGTTGTTTTACAATTCGAAGGCGATAGAAATCATACTTATAGAATATTAAGAAGCCAAAAAAACAGATTTGGTTCTACATCAGAATTAGGCATTTATGAAATGTTATCTGATGGTTTAAGAGAAATATCAAATCCGTCAGAAATTTTAATTTCTAAAAAAGATGCAGATTTAAGTGGTACAGCAATTGCATCTACTTTAGAAGGCATAAGGCCTTTAATGATAGAAATTCAAGCTTTGGTTTCTACTGCAGTTTACGGTACTCCACAAAGATCTACAACAGGCTACAATTTAAAAAGGTTAAATATGATTTTAGCTGTACTAGAAAAAAGAGCAGGTTTTAAATTGGGTGCAAAAGATGTGTTTTTGAATATTACTGGTGGTATTAACGTAGATGATCCTGCAATAGATTTGGCTGTTGTTGCTGCAATTTTATCTAGCAATCAAGATGTAGCCATAAATCCAAATGTTTGCTTTGCTGCAGAAGTTGGTTTGGCTGGAGAAATAAGACCCGTTTCTAAAATAGATCAACGAATTTTAGAGGCTGAAAAATTAGGCTACAAGAGTTTTGTTGCCTCTAAATACAATAAGATATCTTCTAAAAATCATTCAATTAGATTAATTTTAGTTGGTAAGATAGAGGAAGCGTTTGCTACTTTATTCGCATAA